In Acinetobacter wanghuae, the sequence ACACTTGATATCGCCATTGAACTATACGAAGCACACCCAGATGTTGACCCGCAATGGGTACGTTTTACCGATTTACATGCATGGGTATGTGCGCTTGAAAACTTCAGTGATGATCCGACAAAATCGACTGAAGGCTTGTTAGAAGGCATTCAAATGGCATGGATTGATGAAGCGCGTTAATCGCTATATCGAAAAAATGCATTTTTTTACAGAGTAAAAGCAGAAAATAAGCCATTATTCGGTATAATGCGGCAAAATTTTCATGTCAACAATTGACTTAAGGAGCCTATCATGGCTATCGAACGTACTTTATCTATCGTAAAACCAGACGCAGTTGCTAAAAACCACATCGGTGACATCTTTGCTCGTTTTGAGAAAGCTGGTCTTAAAATCGTTGCAACTAAAATGAAACACTTGACTCAAGCTGAAGCTGAAGGCTTCTACGCTGAGCACAAAGAACGTGGTTTCTTTGCTGACCTCGTTGCATTCATGACTTCTGGTCCAGTTGTTGTTTCAGTTCTTGAAGGCGAAAACGCTGTTCTTGCTCACCGTGACATCCTTGGCGCGACAAACCCTAAAGAAGCTGCTCCTGGTACAATCCGTGCAGATTTCGCTGTAAGCATCGACGAAAACGCTGCTCACGGTTCTGACTCTGTAGCATCAGCTGATCGTGAAGTTAACTACTTCTTCGCTCAAACTGAGATTGCTCCACGTACTCGTTAATTCGCAGTATTCAAACCAGATAAGTGTTATTATACTTATCTGGTTTTTTTATTCTCTGAATAATCCTTCGCTTAAATATTGAGCTTCTCCTTTCATCTTTAGACATGGTTTAGGTAATACACATGAGTACTGAAGTCGTCGCTACATCAGCAATTTCTGCTGAACAGCAACCATCTCCATCCGCTCCAGCGCAGGAAAAAGTGAACCTACTTGGCATGTCACGTCCACAAATGGAAAAATTCTTCGAAGACATGGGCGAGAAGAAGTTCCGTGCTGGGCAAGTGATG encodes:
- the ndk gene encoding nucleoside-diphosphate kinase, which produces MAIERTLSIVKPDAVAKNHIGDIFARFEKAGLKIVATKMKHLTQAEAEGFYAEHKERGFFADLVAFMTSGPVVVSVLEGENAVLAHRDILGATNPKEAAPGTIRADFAVSIDENAAHGSDSVASADREVNYFFAQTEIAPRTR
- the iscX gene encoding Fe-S cluster assembly protein IscX, with translation MGLRWTDTLDIAIELYEAHPDVDPQWVRFTDLHAWVCALENFSDDPTKSTEGLLEGIQMAWIDEAR